Genomic segment of Rhodococcus rhodochrous:
AGAACCGGCGTCTGCGCGAGCGGTTGGCCGCACTCGAGGCCCGAGCGGAGGAGTTGGAGCCGGAACCGGCGGAGATCGTGGACGAGGAGGACCGTGACTGACACGACCGGGATCTGGATGTACGCCGTGACCGACGGGACGCTCGTCGGCCACGAGACCGAGGGCACCTCCGGTGTCGCCGGCGAGCAGGTCCGCACCGTGCAGGAGGGCGGGCTGACCGCCGTCGTCGGAACGGTGCCCCTGGACGATTTCGGCGAGGCTGCACTGGCACGCAATCTCGAGGATCTGGACTGGTTGGAGAGAGTGGCCCGCGCCCATGATTCGGTAGTCGCCGGAGTGGCACGTCACGTCTCCGTGGTACCCCTGCGACTCGCGACCGTCTGTCTCGACGACGAACGGGTCCGTGCCCTGCTCACCGAGCACCGGGAGCAGTTCTCGTCGGCGCTCGCCCTCGTGACGGGTCGTACCGAATGGGGGTCAAGGCGTTCGCCGATCGCAAGGCACTGACCGCCGCTGTCGCCGAAGCGCAGACGGAGGGGGCGGGTTCCGGCACGGGCACGGCCTATCTGTTGCGCCGCCGCGCACAACTGGCGGCGCAGGAGAGCGTCGAACGCGACGCAGCCGCACGTGCCGCCGAGATCCACGAGCGGCTGCTGCGGGTGTCGGCCGCGGGTCGCCGGGGTGCACCGACCGATCCGGCACTGAGCGGCAGCCACGAGTGGATGCTGCTCAACGGGACGTATCTCGTCGACGACGACAGGACGGACGAATTCCGTTCCGAGGTCGAGGAACTCGCGTCCATGTATACGGGCATCAGGCTCGAGACGAGCGGCCCGTGGCCGCCCTACTCGTTCGCCGGAGCAGAACGGATCTCGCCGTGAGATACGCCGACGGATCAGTGGACGAGGAGCGGCGGATCGCTCTGATCGATCTGCTGGACCGGGTGCTGTCCGGTGGTGTGGTCATCACCGGCGACATCACGTTGTCGATCGCGGAGATCGATCTGGTGCGGATCTCGTTGCGCGCGTTGATCTCGTCGATCAGTACCCTGTCGCTGCCCGGGGTCGACGTCCCCGTTCCCCGTGGGGCCCGGGAGGATTCGTGAGCGAACCGGTGAACTTCCCGTCGCGTATCGACGCCGATCCCGAATCCGTGGAGCGGGGTCTGGTGACGCTGGTGCTCACGCTCGTCGAACTGCTCCGGCAACTGATGGAGCGTCAGGCCCTGCACCGCATGGATGCAGGGGATCTCAGCGACGAGCAGATCGAACGTCTCGGCACGACACTGATGCTGCTCGAGCAGCGCATGGCCGAGCTGCGCGACCATTTCGGGCTCACCCCCGAGGATCTCAACATCGATCTCGGTCCGCTGGGGACACTGCTGCCCCGGGAGTGAGCCCGATCGGTCACATTCCGGCGATCTCCACGAGCTCGTAGTCCTTCACACCACCGGCGAGCACCCGCAGGTGATCGTCCATGGTGCCGAGGGTGTGCTCGATCGCGGTCAGGCGGCTCAGGTAGTGGCCGATGGAGTGCTCGGCCGTGACCCCGATGCCGCCGTGCATCTGCACGGACTCCTGGCCGATCTTCCGAGCGGACCGGCCGACCTGCAGCTTGGCGCGCGACGCGATGGTCGGGTCGACGATGCCGTCGGAGAGGGCCATGGTCGCGTACAGGCTCATGCTCGACGCCAACTCGTACAGCACGTACATGTCGGCCGCACGGTGGGTGAGCGCCTGGAACATCGACAGCGGCACACCGAACTGCTTGCGCTGCTTGAGGTAGCTCGTCGTCAGCTGCACCGAGGAGTCGAGGGCACCGACCGCCTCGGCACACAGTGCCGCCTGCGCATGCACCTGCGCAGCAGTGATGGCTGCGGACGCGTCGGCCGCCTCACCGAGCGGAGTGGCCGCGACGTCGTCGAGCACGAGCTGCGCGCCGCGACGCTCGTCGTGGGTGCGGTACGGAGTGCGGGCCAGACCGTCGGCCGATGCGTCGACGACGAACAGTCCGACGCCACCCTCCGGGAGCTTCGCCGAGACGATGAAGGTGTCGGCGCAATCACCGTGCAGCACAGGGTTCTTGCGACCGGAGACGGTCCAGGAGTCGCCGTCGCGCGCCGCGGTGGTGGCCACCTCGGTGTGCGGCCAGCGGCTGCCCGGCTCGTCGTGCGCGAACGCGAGGAGCACGGTGCCCTCGGACAGTCGCGGCAGGATGTCGGAGCGCTGCGCGTCGGTGCCGACGTCGGCGACGAGCCGGCCGGGCAGGTAGACGCAGTCGAGCACGGGCTCGGG
This window contains:
- a CDS encoding gas vesicle protein, whose translation is MRYADGSVDEERRIALIDLLDRVLSGGVVITGDITLSIAEIDLVRISLRALISSISTLSLPGVDVPVPRGAREDS
- a CDS encoding gas vesicle protein K — protein: MSEPVNFPSRIDADPESVERGLVTLVLTLVELLRQLMERQALHRMDAGDLSDEQIERLGTTLMLLEQRMAELRDHFGLTPEDLNIDLGPLGTLLPRE
- a CDS encoding acyl-CoA dehydrogenase family protein — its product is MNFELDTEQDMLRATVRDLLSGAYDVESRNRVAEGDLGWNRDVWKQLAELGVLGLPFAEEHGGMGAGPVEVMAVMTEIGRALAPEPVLDCVYLPGRLVADVGTDAQRSDILPRLSEGTVLLAFAHDEPGSRWPHTEVATTAARDGDSWTVSGRKNPVLHGDCADTFIVSAKLPEGGVGLFVVDASADGLARTPYRTHDERRGAQLVLDDVAATPLGEAADASAAITAAQVHAQAALCAEAVGALDSSVQLTTSYLKQRKQFGVPLSMFQALTHRAADMYVLYELASSMSLYATMALSDGIVDPTIASRAKLQVGRSARKIGQESVQMHGGIGVTAEHSIGHYLSRLTAIEHTLGTMDDHLRVLAGGVKDYELVEIAGM